One Cryptomeria japonica chromosome 9, Sugi_1.0, whole genome shotgun sequence genomic window carries:
- the LOC131046938 gene encoding actin cytoskeleton-regulatory complex protein PAN1 yields the protein MSKRSIEVTVLSARGLKRSNPLWKLQTLCVAWIDPAHKYCSKIDKLNDTHPIWNVNFSSIVDADADFSDAMLTVEVHSREPVFHFSKLECTASVLLKEFVAMADKAGGHSAETASFQLRSPSGKPRGVVDVSIRVGHKFQSHAVSPVTDRHSSYSGNANEEDEDEDDDKDQDNEEPVTAYPATLPSSRVPSGRPEDFPPPNYPYSYPPKMETGAQTERPNPVYRPPPPRPPAGSYWEAAPAPASYGPRPYGGGPYGYSNYPPPEPVLGGNNYFGLPNGRPNYGAGPQRPGLGLAAGAMAGGLAGGMLFGLDGLENGINDALNSQFHGGSVSIYGDSLF from the coding sequence ATGTCAAAGCGCTCGATCGAGGTCACAGTGCTCTCAGCGCGCGGCCTGAAGCGCTCAAACCCTCTGTGGAAGCTCCAGACCCTGTGCGTAGCCTGGATCGACCCAGCGCACAAGTATTGCAGCAAAATCGACAAGCTCAACGACACACACCCAATCTGGAACGTCAATTTCTCCTCCATCGTCGACGCAGATGCCGACTTCTCCGATGCGATGCTCACAGTCGAAGTTCACAGCCGCGAGCCGGTCTTCCACTTCTCCAAGCTGGAATGCACAGCCAGTGTTCTCCTCAAGGAGTTCGTAGCCATGGCAGACAAGGCCGGTGGCCACAGCGCGGAGACCGCCAGCTTCCAGTTAAGATCTCCCTCAGGAAAGCCCCGGGGAGTCGTTGATGTTTCCATTAGGGTAGGTCACAAGTTCCAGTCTCACGCGGTCTCCCCTGTTACAGACAGGCATTCAAGTTACAGCGGTAATGCCaatgaagaggatgaggatgaggacgatGACAAGGATCAGGACAATGAGGAGCCCGTGACAGCATACCCTGCGACTCTGCCGTCTTCTAGGGTGCCGTCTGGACGGCCTGAAGATTTCCCACCCCCGAATTACCCCTACAGTTACCCTCCTAAAATGGAGACGGGGGCTCAGACAGAGCGGCCGAATCCTGTTTATCGGCCCCCTCCGCCTCGACCGCCTGCTGGTTCTTATTGGGAGGCGGCTCCGGCTCCAGCTTCATATGGACCACGGCCTTATGGAGGTGGCCCTTATGGTTACAGTAATTATCCCCCGCCGGAGCCAGTATTGGGTGGGAATAATTACTTTGGGTTGCCTAATGGAAGGCCTAATTATGGTGCAGGGCCGCAACGGCCTGGTTTGGGGTTGGCAGCAGGGGCTATGGCAGGTGGACTTGCTGGTGGAATGCTTTTTGGGCTGGATGGGCTGGAGAATGGGATCAACGATGCCTTGAATTCACAGTTTCATGGTGGGTCTGTGAGTATTTATGGGGATTCTTTGTTCTGA